From a single Brassica rapa cultivar Chiifu-401-42 chromosome A01, CAAS_Brap_v3.01, whole genome shotgun sequence genomic region:
- the LOC103858857 gene encoding gibberellin 2-beta-dioxygenase 8, whose protein sequence is MDPPFNDMYNTLFYKQITNTESNVPEVPFSFSVTAVVEEVELPVIDVSLLMDGAKKEREKCKEEIARASREWGFFQVINHGISMDVLEKMRQEQIRVFREPFVKKSTSDTFSAGSYRWGTPSATCLRQLSWSEAFHVPMTDISDNKDFTSLSSAMERFASESEALAHTLAEVLAEKLERKSNFFKENCVRNTCYVRMNRYPPCPKPSEVYGLMPHTDSDFLTILYQDQVGGLQLIKDNRWVAVKPNPRALIINIGDLFQAWSNGMYKSVEHRVMTNPTVERFSTAYFLCPSYDAVIECSGDCPSYRNFSFREFRQQVQDDVKKLGYKVGLPRFSNHLY, encoded by the exons ATGGATCCACCATTCAACGATATGTACAATACCCTCTTCTATAAACAGATCACAAACACAGAAAGCAATGTCCCCGAAGTGCCCTTTAGCTTCTCTGTCACGGCAGTCGTCGAAGAGGTGGAGCTTCCAGTTATTGACGTCAGTCTTCTGATGGATGGAGCCAAGAAGGAGAGGGAGAAGTGTAAGGAAGAGATTGCTAGAGCTTCGAGGGAATGGGGATTTTTCCAAGTGATAAACCATGGAATATCAATGGATGTGTTGGAGAAGATGAGACAAGAACAAATTAGGGTTTTTAGAGAACCCTTCGTCAAGAAAAGCACGTCTGATACGTTCTCCGCCGGGAGTTACCGGTGGGGAACGCCGTCAGCCACTTGTCTCCGGCAACTTTCTTGGTCGGAAGCATTTCATGTTCCCATGACAGATATTTCTGACAACAAGGACTTCACTTCCCTCAG CTCAGCAATGGAAAGATTTGCTTCGGAATCGGAGGCTCTAGCACATACGTTGGCAGAGGTTCTTGCAGAAAAGTTAGAACGAAAATCAAATTTCTTCAAAGAAAACTGCGTGAGAAACACATGTTATGTGAGGATGAACCGTTATCCACCATGTCCGAAACCATCTGAGGTGTACGGTTTAATGCCACACACGGACAGTGATTTCCTCACAATCTTGTACCAAGACCAAGTCGGTGGACTTCAACTCATCAAAGACAATAGATGGGTCGCCGTTAAACCCAACCCTCGTGCTCTCATTATTAACATTGGCGACTTATTTCag GCATGGAGCAATGGCATGTACAAAAGTGTGGAACATCGTGTGATGACGAATCCAACGGTGGAAAGATTCTCAACGGCGTATTTTCTATGTCCATCATACGACGCTGTTATAGAATGTTCCGGTGATTGTCCTTCTTATAGAAATTTCAGCTTCAGAGAATTCAGACAACAAGTTCAAGATGATGTTAAGAAGCTTGGTTATAAAGTGGGCCTCCCTAGGTTCAGTAATCATCTATACTAA
- the LOC103858872 gene encoding pyruvate, phosphate dikinase regulatory protein 1, chloroplastic has translation MAFLSAVKLQGRPPSISSSLNPIPKHVGSDSVSLDVSIPDSERKPRKFSSKLSRWNRARTLRSGVKVDRSVNNESNSTTGPIVNMNFPDISTVESDVSSINGDHETDFTAAKSIYIVSDGTGWTAEHAVNAALGQFDYCLVDRGCPVNTHLFSGIEDRETLMKIIKQAAIEGAMVMYTLADPSMAEAAMRACKLWSISSLDILGPITDAISSHLGANPSGLSRGVSNSSLNEDYFKRIEAIEFTIKHDDGALPENLEKADIVLVGVSRTGKTPLSTYLAQKGYKVSNVPIVNGVDLPRTLFEVDSRKVFGLMINPVVLQGIREARAKSLGLGSGFEIKYSELRSVREELELAKRIFAENPSWPVIEVTERAIEETAAVVLRLYDERQSNRAMPRISKCY, from the exons atggcTTTTCTCTCGGCGGTGAAGTTGCAGGGACGTCCACCATCGATCTCGTCCAGTCTCAACCCAATTCCCAAGCATGTAGGTTCGGATTCCGTTTCCTTAGACGTCTCCATACCTGACTCCGAACGAAAGCCTCGGAAATTCAGCTCAAAGCTGAGTCGTTGGAACAGAGCACGAACCTTACGCTCCGGCGTGAAGGTGGACCGTTCGGTTAATAATGAGTCAAACAGTACGACCGGTCCGATCGTGAATATGAATTTCCCTGATATTTCAACGGTGGAAAGTGACGTGTCATCAATTAACGGTGATCACGAGACGGATTTCACGGCGGCGAAGTCGATTTACATAGTCTCTGACGGAACTGGATGGACCGCGGAACACGCCGTTAACGCTGCTTTGGGTCAGTTCGATTATTGCTTGGTCGACCGTGGCTGTCCCGTTAATACACATCTCTTCTCAGGG ATCGAGGATAGAGAGACGTTGATGAAGATCATAAAGCAAGCTGCAATAGAAGGAGCAATGGTAATGTACACATTAGCTGATCCATCAATGGCGGAAGCAGCCATGAGAGCATGCAAGCTATGGAGCATCTCTTCACTAGACATCCTAGGACCAATCACAGACGCAATCTCCTCTCACTTAGGAGCTAACCCTTCAGGTCTTTCGCGTGGCGTCTCAAACTCATCTCTCAACGAAGACTACTTCAAAAGAATCGAAGCAATCGAATTCACAATCAAACACGACGACGGTGCCTTGCCAGAGAATCTTGAAAAGGCAGACATTGTTCTTGTAGGTGTCTCCAGGACAGGGAAGACACCACTCTCTACTTACTTAGCTCAAAAGGGTTACAAAGTCTCTAACGTACCGATCGTGAACGGTGTGGATCTTCCCAGGACTCTTTTCGAGGTTGATTCGAGAAAGGTTTTTGGTCTGATGATTAACCCAGTCGTGTTGCAAGGGATAAGGGAGGCTAGAGCTAAGAGTCTTGGTCTTGGTTCTGGTTTTGAGATTAAGTACTCTGAGTTGAGATCTGTTAGGGAGGAGCTTGAGCTTGCTAAGAGAATCTTTGCAGAGAATCCGAGTTGGCCAGTGATCG AAGTAACAGAGAGAGCAATAGAGGAAACTGCTGCAGTGGTTTTGAGGCTTTACGACGAGAGACAAAGCAATCGAGCGATGCCTCGCATCTCTAAATGCTACTAA
- the LOC103858880 gene encoding uncharacterized protein LOC103858880, which yields METARAIPVQETGSGYQPPVNPDGFVTIDVESFTPVFNKDFSSSSPRITLQRSVSRKGSPRSNNNERKLHCDANGNDSETSFPQSPLRGTSTPEKMSIVGSTDNAGTPTATATAVSASPLHQITITTAAATAGNMISDQNRERRFGFARKSSFKRSHTSWLFDPKKVVLFFATLSSMGSILLIIFTLSISKSNLGDMPLE from the exons ATGGAAACCGCTAGAGCAATTCCGGTTCAGGAAACCGGGTCAGGATATCAACCCCCTGTTAATCCAGATGGATTTGTGACGATCGATGTCGAAAGTTTCACTCCTGTTTTTAACAAAGACTTCTCTTCGTCGAGTCCCAGAATTACT CTGCAGAGAAGTGTTTCGAGGAAAGGGTCTCCAAGAAGCAATAACAACGAGAGGAAACTCCATTGTGACGCAAATGGTAATGACAGTGAGACCTCATTTCCTCAGTCCCCACTTAGAG GAACAAGCACGCCGGAAAAGATGAGCATCGTGGGGTCCACAGATAATGCAGGTACGCCCACAGCCACAGCCACCGCTGTTTCAGCCTCACCGCTTCATCAGATCACCATTACTACGGCTGCGGCCACCGCCGGAAATATGATATCCGATCAAAATAGAGAAAGAAGATTTGGTTTTGCGAGGAAGTCGAGTTTTAAACGCTCTCACACATCTTGGTTGTTTGATCCCAAGAAAGTCGTCCTCTTCTTTGCAACTTT GTCAAGCATGGGATCAATCTTGTTAATCATATTTACTCTCTCGATCAGCAAGTCTAATCTTGGAGATATGCCTCTCGAATAA
- the LOC103858893 gene encoding LOW QUALITY PROTEIN: cysteine-rich receptor-like protein kinase 27 (The sequence of the model RefSeq protein was modified relative to this genomic sequence to represent the inferred CDS: inserted 5 bases in 4 codons; deleted 5 bases in 3 codons; substituted 2 bases at 2 genomic stop codons) — MGLIHWTLIKRFSVLFFILIFLTTHEHQNVTFVHTFCFNEGRNFTSNTSYSINLNRLVSSLPDLTPTINGFYDISIDCKVNAIALCRGDLKPNQDCINCITNXAKQNLESCPNIVEADIWLEKCMLRYTSRTILGEMEPVPFYHILSNVSVTYKEGFSKGLGELWDSLGSKIVDAYEIKEAKFAAGVKGTIYALAQCTPDLSKSDCRICLSQILAGVPTCCDGKSGGXNPSCXFRFEEHVFFDLSVVSEEKPPLSPPNNDTKRSDQGNTINGSKTLVFAVIPIVTIVLVLISSLFIHLMRRKKNLKEEAENEIESTYSLHFDFDTIRVAKDDFSLMNKIGEGGFGAVYKVDSSLLFFIALFPISILTKRHCLVLIIGISRGLLYLHQGTEFSIIHRVLKSSNVHLEEQMHPXGMARQFDFYKTQATTKRVVGTYGYMAPEYAMHGRFSAKTDVYSFXFLVLEIITGKRNSGLGFSEDTDLPTFAWKNWXEGTAVDLIVHVLLKSYSKEQSMQCLEIAFSCVQENPTKRPTMDSVVSMLSSDSEPLRLPKPSQPGFFRRSMSFSVSVNDVSLTDLSGR, encoded by the exons ATGGGTTTAATACATTGGACCTTAATTAAACG TTTTTCCGTGTTATTCTTTATCTTGATTTTTCTAACCACTCACGAACACCAAAACGTCACGTTC GTTCACACCTTTTGCTTCAACGAAGGACGCAACTTCACATCCAACACTTCGTATTCCATTAATCTAAACCGTTTGGTCTCTTCACTCCCCGATCTAACTCCAACCATCAACGGCTTCTACGACATCTCCATCGATTGCAAAGTCAACGCCATAGCTTTATGCAGAGGAGATCTCAAACCAAATCAAGATTGCATCAATTGCATAACAA GAGCCAAACAGAACCTAGAAAGCTGTCCAAACATCGTGGAAGCTGATATATGGCTTGAAAAATGCATGCTTCGTTACACAAGTCGAACCATATTAGGTGAAATGGAGCCAGTTCCCTTTTATCACATATTAAGCAACGTTAGCGTGACGTACAAGGAAGGTTTCAGCAAGGGTTTAGGTGAACTATGGGATTCATTAGGGTCAAAAATAGTGGATGCGTATGAGATCAAAGAGGCTAAGTTTGCAGCAGGAGTGAAAGGAACAATCTATGCCTTGGCTCAGTGTACACCAGATTTGTCTAAATCAGATTGTAGAATCTGTCTTTCTCAGATCTTAGCTGGGGTTCCTACTTGTTGTGATGGCAAGTCAGGTG TGAATCCAAGTTGCTAGTTTAGGTTTGAAGAGCATGTGTTTTTCGATCTTTCGGTTGTTTCAGAAGAGAAACCACCTCTTTCTCCACCTAACAATGACACCAAAAGAAGTGATCAAGGTAACACAA TAAACGGTTCTAAAACTCTGGTATTTGCCGTGATTCCCATTGTGACAATTGTCTTAgttcttatctct tctctctttatccaCTTAATGAGGAGGAAGAAAAATCTAAAGGAAGAAGCTGAAA ATGAGATTGAGAGTACATACTCATTGCATTTTGATTTTGACACCATACGAGTAGCAAAAGATGATTTCTCTTTAATGAATAAGATTGGTGAAGGCGGTTTTGGGGCTGTCTACAAGGTTGATTCATCTTTACTAT TCTTCATTGCTCTGTTTCCAATCTCCATATTAACAAAGCGGCATTGCCTTGTCCTCATCATAGGAATCTCCCGGGGGTTGCTTTACCTTCACCAAGGCACAGAGTTTTCGATAATTCACCGTGTTCTCAAATCCTCCAATGTGCATTTAGAGGAACAAATGCATCC TGGAATGGCAAGacaatttgatttttataagaCTCAAGCAACAACAAAAAGAGTTGTTGGAACTTA TGGATATATGGCTCCAGAGTATGCAATGCATGGTAGATTCTCTGCCAAAACAGATGTTTACAGCTTTTGATTTCTTGTTCTAGAGATCATTACAGGTAAAAGAAACAGTGGATTAGGTTTTAGTGAAGACACAGATCTCCCAACTTTC GCATGGAAAAATT TTGAAGGAACAGCAGTGGACCTAATAGTTCATGTTCTTTTGAAATCTTACTCTAAGGAACAATCAATGCAATGCCTAGAAATTGCTTTCTCTTGTGTTCAAGAAAATCCTACAAAAAGACCAACAATGGATTCAGTTGTTTCCATGCTTAGCTCTGATTCTGAGCCTCTCCGACTCCCAAAGCCATCACAGCCTGGTTTCTTCAGAAGATcaatgtcgttttcggtttctGTTAATGATGTTTCTCTCACAGATTTGTCTGGACGTTAA